ATTTGTGGGTTGGCTGATCTGACACACAATCAGAAGCGTCTGGGCCTGAACAAGAATAAAGGATAGGAGAGTGAGCGGAATCCTGCTTCTGGTCTACATGCTTGCGTTCGGTCTAGGGTGCATGACATTGGCCTTGGCCATTGTGTACCGCCTTGCGAACGTAAAGCGATGGGCAACCTATTTTATTATCTGTCATGCATCCCTCCTGGGATGTATGATGTTGTTGGCGCTACAGGTACTCAGCCAAATGTTCCTTAGTGGTGTTGCCTATACGGTAGTTTCGATTATCATCACTTCAGTGTTTCTCGCTGATCTTGCCTTTCTTATTGTCTTTATCCCGTACTTCACAACCTGGGTGATAGCCCACCCGTGGAGAAATCCGTATAAAGGATTGTTTTTTTCACTTGCTGCCATCTATCTTGGATTGGGGGTCGCACGGGAGATTACAGGAAAGATGGTATTGGACCAAGCGATGCTTTTTGTGTTTGTTTTCGTCATGGGCTTCAGCTTGATAGTCATGTTGCGGAACATCAAGACGATTGAGAACAAGACTGCAAGAGCTTCGGCGTTATCCATCATCATCGTGAGTGCAGCAATGGTACCGGCAATTCTGTTGGCGCTTTTCTTTCCTGCACTCAAGCCATTCCTTTTTGGGGTCTACTTCCTTGCTCTTTCCATCACAATCATGACCTTCCTGTTCATTACATTCGTAAGGATAGGTCGTGATGATAAGGCCCAGAAACCCAAGACTGAATTGAGCCTTGATGATCTGGAGGAGTATCATATAACAGAGAGGGAATTCTCGGTCATACAGTTGATCAGCAAAGGTCTGACCAATAAGGAGATTGC
This sequence is a window from uncultured Sphaerochaeta sp.. Protein-coding genes within it:
- a CDS encoding helix-turn-helix transcriptional regulator, with the translated sequence MSGILLLVYMLAFGLGCMTLALAIVYRLANVKRWATYFIICHASLLGCMMLLALQVLSQMFLSGVAYTVVSIIITSVFLADLAFLIVFIPYFTTWVIAHPWRNPYKGLFFSLAAIYLGLGVAREITGKMVLDQAMLFVFVFVMGFSLIVMLRNIKTIENKTARASALSIIIVSAAMVPAILLALFFPALKPFLFGVYFLALSITIMTFLFITFVRIGRDDKAQKPKTELSLDDLEEYHITEREFSVIQLISKGLTNKEIASELGISANTVNNHVANIYGKTQVRSRIDLLNLLKQSW